AACTCACCATTTACTGCTTTAACGGCACAGCCTGAAGCCAGCACTTCGGCACATGACGGTACTTTGGACACTGACAGTGACTCTGATCTCTGTGTCCTTTCGGTAACAGATAGAAATTCCCTTGCAGTAAACGTGTCTTTTTCCCTTGAAACTGTGCAGCCTGTAGCAAACACTTCTACATGTGACACAACTGTAAACATTGACAGTGATCCTCCAATTCACACAGAGGGTGCATCAGATGTCTGTTTAATTTCTGTAACAGATAGCCCCACTATAATATTTACTGGATTGACATTAAGGGAAAAAAACAGCATCTGCAACAAACTGAATATCGTACCAAGTTTAGATCAAAATGTTGTTGTACAAACCTTCGATATGGGACAGCCTGAACCATGCAAAACAACATCCATTGTAGGTGACGGTAATTGTTTCTTTCGTTCTCTTTCGTCTGTATTGAGTGGTTGCGAGTCACATCACAAGGCCTTTCGAAAGGCTGTAGTGAATCACATCTCAAATTATCCACTTCATTACATTACTTGTCTAAGACGGCAATTTGCTTCTGTGGAGCAATATCTCCAGGACTCAAAAATGAAATATGTTGGATCTTGGGCAACAGAGTTGGAAATACAAGCTTCTGCAGATTTGCTCTGTGTTGATATTTACACATACAGTCAACAGAAATGGATTACGTTCACGGCGAACATTGAGCCGATTTCACGAAAAGCTATATATCTGAATCACTGCAATGAATGTCATTATGAACCAATTGCATGTGTCAAAGAAAAAACCTCTCATACATGCTTTAGTTTAACTAGCTTCTGTGAAATGTCGCACAAAATGTCCAAAGCAGACCTGGTTTCACCACGTAAAAAATGTAGTGATAAATTAAAAGATCTaaggaaaaagaaaacatatgctgAAGACACAGAATATAGGCGAGGCAAAATGCTAAAAACACAAGAAAGATATAATTGTGATGAACAGTAtcaaaaaaatcggaaaaataGCAGTATCGAAAAATATGCCAATAATGAAACGTACaaagaacaagtaaaaaaaagcaGTATTGAAAAATATGCCAATAATGAACCATTCAAACAACAAGTAAAAAACCGCAGTATTGAAAAGTATGCTAATAATGAACCGTTCAAACAACAAGTGATAAACAGCGGTATCGAAAAATACGCAAACAATCCTGCCTATCGTAACCAGGTAATACAAAGTATTGTAATCAAATACAGAGAAGATCCGGCTTATAAGCCCTCTGTAATTGAAAGAAACTGTCAAAAGAGACTTAATCTTACCCTCTTCAAACACAATATTGACTTTGTAATTGAGCTCTTCCAAGAAGAGGTCAAACATGGACCAGAACATGTTTGTTGTGTATGTCACAGATTATTGTTCCGAAAGCAAGTTAGATTATGTGACATAACTTCATATGAATCCAAGGCTTCAACTGTGTCAGCAATTGCAGAACAATGCATTACTACAACATATCTCCATCAATGTGATATTGCATGTTTAACGCCATGCACACTAAAACAGACAGTTGCTGGGAAATTGTGGATATGTTTCAGTTGCAACTCCAAGATACTCAGTGGTAAGGTTCCCCAGGAGAGCGCTATGAACAATATGGCATTGGATCCAATTCCTGACGAATTAGGCACACTGAACTCATTAGAACAACACCTGTGCGCATTGAATATTCCCTTTATGCGACTTGTGGCATTGCCACGAGGTTCTCAGAATTCTGTCCATGGGCCGGTGACTTGCGTTCCATCAAACAGCGATGTAGTCACTTCGGTTCTCCCTAGGCTAGAAAATCAAGATTTAATGATCCGAATAAAACTGAAAAGAAAACTTACTTATAAGGGGCATTATCAGTATCAATATGTGCACACTCAAAAAATCCAAAATGCGATAGCATGTTTAAAGGACATGAATAAATGGTATAAGGACATAGACTTTAACGCAGAATGGGAAAATCCCTTGCCAGAAGATGCATGTTCTGTTTTGAAAGAATGCAACCCAGTTAATGACACTCCATCTGCACCTGAAAGCAGTGACATTACAACTCAATCAGACCAGGTGTCGGATGATGAAGAAGCTGACCACATATATGAAACTCAAACACACGGGTTACTCTTGGACACATGTTTGCAACCTATTGATATCGCACAAGAAATATTTGATCAGCATTTCGAAAGTGTTTTATCAATAGCTCCAGCTGAAGGCAACAGTCCTGTTAGGCTGCTGACAGATAAGGGTAATGAAGCAAAATGTTTCCCAACTCTTTTCCCCAAAGGGACGGGTACATTCCATGATGCACGGCCCCACAGGCTCACTCTCAGTAGATACATCAACACACGCATCCTAAATGCTGATGGGAGGTTTAGCAGCAACTTGGACTACATTTTCTATGCTCAATATTTATCTGAGGTCAATCAGGTTGTTTCCAAGGTGTCCATAGCATTGAGAAAAGGTTACCATGCAGGGGAATCATTGGCTATAACTTCCGCCATGCTTTCAAACAAAGACTATGTACAAAATGTCTTAAAAACCGATCTCGGTTACAAGTTCCTTCAACCGATCCGAGGGACTCCAGTTTTTTGGCAAGGTGTACAGAAAAATCTATTTGCTATGGTTCGTCAGCTTGGTGTCCCTACTTGGTTCTGTTCATTTTCATGTGCTGATTTACGCTGGACTGAACTCATCGATGTTTTCATGAGACTACAGAAAATACAGGGAAATGTCAACGACCTGGACTGGTCACAAAGGTGCAATTTACTCAAAACTAATCCGGTTACCGCGGCAAGAATGTTCCAACACAGGTTTCAGACTTTCCTAAATGACGTCATCAAGTCACCAGCTAACCCCATTGGTAAAGTTATCGAGACATTTTTTAGAGTTGAATTCCAACAACGCGGCTCACCCCATACTCATTGTCTGTTCTGGGTGGAAAATGCACCGAAAATAGGCAAAAACACGGACCAAGAAGTCACACAATTTATTGATAAATACATCAGTTGTGAACTCCCGCCAGCAACCGACGCATTGCATGAAGTTGTTTCCAGCGTTCAAAAACACAGCTCCAAGCATTCAAAGAGTTGTAGGAAAAAAGGCACAACATGCAGATTTAACTTTCCACGTCCTCCAAGCAACCACACCTTTCTTTGTAGAAGTAAAACAGACGAGAACCAGGAGGTAACAGACGCTGATCCGATAGACGTCTCTATATTAGAAATGCGAAAAGAAAAAGAGGTGGCTAAAAGTGTCATGACAAGGGTCAAACATGCTCTTTCAAGTCCAGACCTAACCTTCGACACTGTGGATCAGCTGTTTGCTTCCATTAACATCacccaggaaatgtttgaagaTGCCTACCgattgacaaccaataaaaacgcGGTTGTACACAAACGCAACCCATCAGATGTTTACGTTAATCAATACAACAAAGACCTTTTGCGTTGCTGGGATGCCAACATGGACATACAATATGTCTGCGATGCTTTTGCTTGTGTAGTATACATAATATCCTACATCTCAAAAGCAGAACAAGACATGGGCTTATTGTTACAACATactcaaaatgaaatgaaaaaacatGGAAATTTAGATGCAAAACAAACACTCAATAAGTTGGGAAGTGTCTTTCTCCACAATCGCGAGGTCTCAGCTCAAGAAAGTGTTTATCGAGTCACAAACATGCATCTCAACGAATGCTCAAGACTGGTCACATTTATCCCTACTGGTGAAAATACCGTCAGAATGAGTTATCCTCTCAGTGTCATTCAAAGCAAAGCAGAACAGGGTGACACATCAACAGACTCGATATGGATGACGAGCATAACGGACCGCTACAAAAACCGCCCCCAGGGCGCAATTTTCCGTGATATTTGTATAGCCACATTTGCTTCAAAATACAGAGTTCTGTACGGGAAAGAGCAGCACAGCCAGGGCTCTGTTAAACTGGAAAATAACACTGGCTTTGTTAAGATGAGAACTAGGGGACCTGATGCTGTTGCTAGATACGCTCGTTTCTCACAAACCAAATATCCAGAAAAACACTACCACAGTTTGCTACAATTGTTTTTGCCTCATTATTCAACAGATGAGTTAAAACCTCCACCGTACAACAGTTATGAGCAGTTTTACAGGACCGGTTCCATCACTAACAGCAGCAATACAACGCAAAGTGTTAAGGAAGTTGTAGATTTCAACAGATCCCTGTTTGAAGTAGATGCAGATGAGCTCGACAGATGCCAAGAGGTTGCAGGGCACCGCGGGGCTCACGACGAGGCATGGGCAGACCTTTGCCCTGAATCTGAGTTGGAGCGATTAGAATGTCAGGAGGAGATGTCTAACAACAACGACACAAATCCAAATGAAAGAGAAGCCATACCGGACTTGCAGTCGGACGCAAAGGCAACGCTGTCTAAAGAATTTCCCACACACTCGATACAAAGAGCTGAAGGTCTGTCCATTATGCGCACGTTAAACGAACAACAGACTCAAATTTTTTACAAAATCCGCGCATGGTGCCTTGACAAAATCAATGGCAAAAACCCAGACCCGTTTCGCGTATTCATTTCAGGGGGAGCAGGCACGGGAAAGTCCCACCTGATTAAAGCTGTGTACTACGAGTCATGCAGACTCTTTGCAAGAATGTCCATTAATCCAGACGACACTCATGTTTTGCTAGCTGCTCCTACAGGAGTAGCAGCATATAACATCAACGGAAGCACCATACACAGCACCTTTGCTATTACTACCACTGCCAAACTGCCATATCAACCTCTAGGAGATGAAAGAATCAATTCGTTAAGAGCCACCATGAAAGACTTACAAATACTCATTTTGGACGAGGTGAGTATGGTTGATCATAAAATCCTGACGTATGTCCATGGCAGACTACGACAAATAAAGCAACAAGGAGATTATGCATTGTTTGGGAATGTATCAATCATGGCAGTTGGTGACTTCTTCCAGCTCGGCCCTGTAAAGGGAACACCTCTTTACCACGAGCAATTGGTGACCGATCTGTGGAACAATCATTTCACTCACATTGAGTTGACCAAGATAATgcgacaaaaaaacaaagagttTGCTGAAACCTTGAATCGTCTTAGAAAACACCGAAAAGGAGACAATCTTTACCAGCGAGATGAAGTCTTGCTAAGACAACGCGAGACCGGCGAGGGGGAACTGACACAGGACCTTCACATTTTCGCCACAAACGATGAAGTGGCAACCCATAACATCGCCATGTTACACAAGACGTGTATGGATTTGGTGCAAATTAAAGCTCAAGATACTCAGAGAAACCCTACCACAGGACAAGtaacaagaaaaaataatccAAAATTTGATAGTCAGACATGTTTAAGCAGAACGTTAATCGTTGGTCCATCAGCTCGCGTAATGCTCATCAAAAATATAGATCTGTCAGATGGATTGGTCAATGGTGTATTCGGTACCGTTTGCAAAATCACCTTTGAAGGGAACGTTCAGTTTCCCAAAACCATTTTGGTTAAGTTTGACAATGACACAATCGGCAGGAAACTGAGGAGTAGGTCTATATGCTTTGAGCCTCAATTTCAACAAGCAACACCCATAGATGCTGTGGAAGACAAAGTAATGACTGGTGGATCTAGACGCCAATTCCCGTTACGCCTAGCATGGGCCTGTACCATACACAAAGTTCAAGGTTTAACTTTAGAAAGAGCTGTAGTGTCCCTTAAAAGGATATTTGCAGCTGGCCAAGCATATGTAGCATTAAGCCGAGTAACGTGTGAGGAAAACCTTATCATTCAAGACTACGCAGCCAAAGCCTTCTATTCGAAACGAGACATCGACATTTCCCTGCAAAAAATGGAACCATTCATTGCAACTCCACCAGCAGAAATAACTTCAACCCTCAAAATATGCCTCCACAACATTCAAGGTCTATGTCAACACATGGAAGACCTTAAACATGACCAGAGAATCTTGAGTGCTGACATCATTTGCGTGacagaaacatggctggaacaaagcACATCAGTCAGTTCCATTGAAATGCCAGGTTGGACTTTTAATCACAAACTCCGGTCCCAATCCTACCATAACATGACCCAATTCCAAGACTTGGTCAACAAACGGCACGGTGGTGTGGGCTACTATCACAAAGACCACATCACTTGTAACATTATACACATGCCGTGCAGTGACTTGGAAGCCATCATGTTTAATGTTCAGCCTTTGAATTACAATTTCATTGTGCTGTACAAACCGCCATCATATCAACTCGCCTTATTCAAACAAAATCTCGCTTTGGTAATGCAACAATTTAACCAACTTTCAGGAGGAAAGGTAATTATGGGTGACTTCAACGACAATGCCCTTGTTTCTAAATCTGCAGAAAATTTCATGCAACAACAAGGTTACACCCAAATTGTCTCTTCGCCAACAACAGAAAACGACACAACAATTGATCACGTTTACATTCGTGACATTAGTCCCACTGATATCAAAGTGCAAATTCTGTCCACCTACTACTCCGATCATGAGTGCCTCTGTTTAGATTTCCTTCTGTAACTGGTTAGCTCGTTTAGCTCGCAGGTTTTAGCACTACccaatattttaaatgttttgtctgtcttttctatttattcaaataaataataaatattacatattatatatttttaatttttttacattttctattttttcttaTAAATCATGAATTTTCTccccattattttttttatggatttgCCCCTCTAATGAAAGCCAtagatatgtttattttttttagcacTACCCAATGATATAAatgttttgtctttgtcttttctattttttctaatcaataataaatattatcaatttttaccttttttttttcaattttttctaataaataatacatattatccatttttaattattattattcccccctagaagtgggcccacagcccaaaccgtaaatggtgccgacacgccaattgcatgactagatccaggtccctgagttctaggcagacgacaaaatccagacacgccggccactaggtggcgctataccaaggaaagacgcgtttggggctataactcccacaccgaacctcccacattcaaaaacttgtacccacatattcactggagtctgctgcatcttttggcataggccccgcccatttgcgtctataatttttttccgcaaaatggcgaaaaccgctaaactgccttttcccaactcctcccacatttcttgaccaattgacacaaaactttgcacacaacaccttaagacgcacacgaaaataaatactttaacacttttttgatccgaccttcgacgacgaaacggtagcgttttgaatatatgtttattagctacgttttacaTCGAAACGCCAAAAAATTAAGAAATACCAAAATTacacatcggatcaagtccaaatttttgACACATGTCGATGCTACCCCTACTGGCgttcagtaaaataatcggaatatttcgccataagggggcgcaataaacgaggaaattgtatatcttctaattggccaaaggaatgttcttcaaactataagggaaccatcaaggggcaaacccgagtctatataaaaaatatggccaagaattattaatgtgggcgggagttatttggcaaaggaaaatttcgccacaagggggcgcaaataaacgacgaaataatacatctcctaactggccaatggaatgttctgaaaacgcattttgggctataactcccacaccgaagctcccacagtgaaaacctttatatccacagattcactggagtcagctgcatctcttggcataggccaagcccatttgttttgaacacatgctttgttttgaacacatgcttcgcgttgtgccggcgaaatgcacacttcttggacccctgcataactgcttgcagttctagttaggggtccaagccaacaggttggatccctattgtttttgtaaggatttttcttatacTTCCTTccgtagaagtggtaccacagcccaaaccgttaATGGTGCACAcaagccaattacatgactagatccaggtccgtgaggtgacggcagacgacaaaatccagacatgccggccactaggtggcgctataacaagaaaatcacgtttggggctataactcccacaccgaacctcccacagtccaaaacgtcATACctacagatgcactggagtctgccgcatcttttggcctaggccacgcccatttgcgtctatgaatatttttcgctaaatcgcgaaaaccgcaaaacagttttttcgctactcctcccacatttcttgaccaattgacacacaactttgcacacgacatcttcagacgcacacgcaaaggaaTCGtcggacagttttttgatccgaccttcgacgacgaaacggtagagttttgaatatttgtttaatagctaaattagacgtgaaaaatcaaaaatccaaagaaatccagaaTTATatatcggatcgagtccaaattttacagacatgtcggtgctaaccttaatgacgttcgaaaaaaatatcggaaaatttcgccattagggggcgcaataaacgaggaaattgtatatcttctacaaaatttcgctgtGAAAACgcaacactgacttctcgctactcctaccacagtcaaatcctttgtatccacaggttcagggtagcgttcagggtagcgttttgaacacatgcttcgcgttgtgccggcgaaacgcacatttcttgtcgcgttgtgccggcgaaatgcatatttcttgtcgcgttgtgccggcgaaatgcacatttcttgttgcgttgtgccggcgaaatgcacacttcttggacccctgcataactgcttgcagttctagttcttattattattcccccctagaagtgggcccacagcccaaaccgtaaatggtgccgacacgccaattgcatgactagatccaggtccctgagttctaggcagacgacaaaatccagacacgccggccactaggtggcgctataccaaggaaagacgcgtttggggctataactcccacaccgaacctcccacattcaaaaacttgtacccacatatccactggagtctgctgcatcttttggcataggccacgcccatttgcgtctatgaatatttttcgcaaaatcgcgaaaaccgcaaaactgttttttcgctactcctcccacatttcttgaccaatcaacaccaaactttgcacacaacatcttcagacgcacacgcaaagaaatcctcggagacttttttgatccgaccttcgacgacgaaacggtagcgttttgaatattggtttattagctaaattagacgtgaaaaatccaaaatccagaaaaaatccaaaactacacatcggatcgagtccaaatgttacacagatgttggtgctaaccataaagacgttcgataaaaaatttggaaaatttcgccattagggggcgcaataaacgaggaaattgtatatcttctaattggcctaaggaatgttgttcaaactcgagggaaaccatcaaggggcaatctcgagtctatatagaaaatatggccaagaattattaatgtgggcgggagttatttggcaaaggaaaattgtcttcggaaatttcgccacaaggcggcgccaaaaaactaagacattgtatgtctcttaatttgccaatggaatgttctgaaaacgcgttttgggctataactcccacaccgaacctcccagagtccaaaaacttgtacacacagatgcactggagtctgctgcatcttttggcctaggccacgcccatttgcgtctatgaatatttttcgctaaatcgcgaaaaccgcaaaacagttttttccctactcctcccacatttctcgcccaatcaacaccaaactttgcacacgacatcttcagacacacacgaaaaggaatcgtatacagttttttgatccgaccttcgacgacgaaacggtagcgttttgaatattggtttatgagctaaattagacgtggaaaatcaaaaatccaaagaaatccaaaattagacatcggaacgagtccaaattgtacacacatgttgtagaTAACCTTATTGTCgtacgataaaaaaatcggaaaatttcgccattagggggcgcaataaacgaggaaattgtatttcttctacaaaatctcgccgcgaaaacgctacactgacttctcgctactcctaccacagtcaaatcctttgtatccacaggttcagggtagcgttttcaacacatgcttcgcgttgtgccggcgaaatgcacatttcttgtcgcgttgtgccggcgaaatgcacacttcttggacccctgcataactgcttgcagttctagttcttattattattcccccctagaagtgggcccacagcccaaaccgtaaatggtgccgacacgccaattgcatgactagatccaggtccctgagttctaggcagacgtcaaaatccagacacgccggccactaggtggcgctataccaaggaaagac
The window above is part of the Gadus macrocephalus chromosome 10, ASM3116895v1 genome. Proteins encoded here:
- the LOC132465632 gene encoding uncharacterized protein LOC132465632 isoform X1 translates to MSLQFAQPEGDDQTLCVDEWPFLQTEFCEKVNQPTARVVSGQRKQEPTPWGPKVVMAQADKPTANETSFLGCSTKMTHIEDHELFEPAPEVTASSQQQSPPEDNGQLEDPHVTLGNQKAPCDFAPARAATSSHVTYDNPGCLQGSFDQSSHIFGENAGKQCATNGIAAIMTHTTHSVLKWKKNNIHHILKQGNGLYTSMLENKEISAAKTSGHIFISELPRHCKLNNKLFSLEYFDTLTGSLDQKDDYDASLHNIAMPLEEAIQKTLLQTDTCLLNIQGSVCAVFKVETAFAVFDPHSRSTWGSAAPDGTSIVAHYATVYELYDHIKNLVNSLYQNHPHAFDIPNKVFEVTGVKAVEVNSPFTALTAQPEASTSAHDGTLDTDSDSDLCVLSVTDRNSLAVNVSFSLETVQPVANTSTCDTTVNIDSDPPIHTEGASDVCLISVTDSPTIIFTGLTLREKNSICNKLNIVPSLDQNVVVQTFDMGQPEPCKTTSIVGDGNCFFRSLSSVLSGCESHHKAFRKAVVNHISNYPLHYITCLRRQFASVEQYLQDSKMKYVGSWATELEIQASADLLCVDIYTYSQQKWITFTANIEPISRKAIYLNHCNECHYEPIACVKEKTSHTCFSLTSFCEMSHKMSKADLVSPRKKCSDKLKDLRKKKTYAEDTEYRRGKMLKTQERYNCDEQYQKNRKNSSIEKYANNETYKEQVKKSSIEKYANNEPFKQQVKNRSIEKYANNEPFKQQVINSGIEKYANNPAYRNQVIQSIVIKYREDPAYKPSVIERNCQKRLNLTLFKHNIDFVIELFQEEVKHGPEHVCCVCHRLLFRKQVRLCDITSYESKASTVSAIAEQCITTTYLHQCDIACLTPCTLKQTVAGKLWICFSCNSKILSGKVPQESAMNNMALDPIPDELGTLNSLEQHLCALNIPFMRLVALPRGSQNSVHGPVTCVPSNSDVVTSVLPRLENQDLMIRIKLKRKLTYKGHYQYQYVHTQKIQNAIACLKDMNKWYKDIDFNAEWENPLPEDACSVLKECNPVNDTPSAPESSDITTQSDQVSDDEEADHIYETQTHGLLLDTCLQPIDIAQEIFDQHFESVLSIAPAEGNSPVRLLTDKGNEAKCFPTLFPKGTGTFHDARPHRLTLSRYINTRILNADGRFSSNLDYIFYAQYLSEVNQVVSKVSIALRKGYHAGESLAITSAMLSNKDYVQNVLKTDLGYKFLQPIRGTPVFWQGVQKNLFAMVRQLGVPTWFCSFSCADLRWTELIDVFMRLQKIQGNVNDLDWSQRCNLLKTNPVTAARMFQHRFQTFLNDVIKSPANPIGKVIETFFRVEFQQRGSPHTHCLFWVENAPKIGKNTDQEVTQFIDKYISCELPPATDALHEVVSSVQKHSSKHSKSCRKKGTTCRFNFPRPPSNHTFLCRSKTDENQEVTDADPIDVSILEMRKEKEVAKSVMTRVKHALSSPDLTFDTVDQLFASINITQEMFEDAYRLTTNKNAVVHKRNPSDVYVNQYNKDLLRCWDANMDIQYVCDAFACVVYIISYISKAEQDMGLLLQHTQNEMKKHGNLDAKQTLNKLGSVFLHNREVSAQESVYRVTNMHLNECSRLVTFIPTGENTVRMSYPLSVIQSKAEQGDTSTDSIWMTSITDRYKNRPQGAIFRDICIATFASKYRVLYGKEQHSQGSVKLENNTGFVKMRTRGPDAVARYARFSQTKYPEKHYHSLLQLFLPHYSTDELKPPPYNSYEQFYRTGSITNSSNTTQSVKEVVDFNRSLFEVDADELDRCQEVAGHRGAHDEAWADLCPESELERLECQEEMSNNNDTNPNEREAIPDLQSDAKATLSKEFPTHSIQRAEGLSIMRTLNEQQTQIFYKIRAWCLDKINGKNPDPFRVFISGGAGTGKSHLIKAVYYESCRLFARMSINPDDTHVLLAAPTGVAAYNINGSTIHSTFAITTTAKLPYQPLGDERINSLRATMKDLQILILDEVSMVDHKILTYVHGRLRQIKQQGDYALFGNVSIMAVGDFFQLGPVKGTPLYHEQLVTDLWNNHFTHIELTKIMRQKNKEFAETLNRLRKHRKGDNLYQRDEVLLRQRETGEGELTQDLHIFATNDEVATHNIAMLHKTCMDLVQIKAQDTQRNPTTGQVTRKNNPKFDSQTCLSRTLIVGPSARVMLIKNIDLSDGLVNGVFGTVCKITFEGNVQFPKTILVKFDNDTIGRKLRSRSICFEPQFQQATPIDAVEDKVMTGGSRRQFPLRLAWACTIHKVQGLTLERAVVSLKRIFAAGQAYVALSRVTCEENLIIQDYAAKAFYSKRDIDISLQKMEPFIATPPAEITSTLKICLHNIQGLCQHMEDLKHDQRILSADIICVTETWLEQSTSVSSIEMPGWTFNHKLRSQSYHNMTQFQDLVNKRHGGVGYYHKDHITCNIIHMPCSDLEAIMFNVQPLNYNFIVLYKPPSYQLALFKQNLALVMQQFNQLSGGKVIMGDFNDNALVSKSAENFMQQQGYTQIVSSPTTENDTTIDHVYIRDISPTDIKVQILSTYYSDHECLCLDFLL
- the LOC132465632 gene encoding uncharacterized protein LOC132465632 isoform X4 — translated: MFAQPEGDDQTLCVDEWPFLQTEFCEKVNQPTARVVSGQRKQEPTPWGPKVVMAQADKPTANETSFLGCSTKMTHIEDHELFEPAPEVTASSQQQSPPEDNGQLEDPHVTLGNQKAPCDFAPARAATSSHVTYDNPGCLQGSFDQSSHIFGENAGKQCATNGIAAIMTHTTHSVLKWKKNNIHHILKQGNGLYTSMLENKEISAAKTSGHIFISELPRHCKLNNKLFSLEYFDTLTGSLDQKDDYDASLHNIAMPLEEAIQKTLLQTDTCLLNIQGSVCAVFKVETAFAVFDPHSRSTWGSAAPDGTSIVAHYATVYELYDHIKNLVNSLYQNHPHAFDIPNKVFEVTGVKAVEVNSPFTALTAQPEASTSAHDGTLDTDSDSDLCVLSVTDRNSLAVNVSFSLETVQPVANTSTCDTTVNIDSDPPIHTEGASDVCLISVTDSPTIIFTGLTLREKNSICNKLNIVPSLDQNVVVQTFDMGQPEPCKTTSIVGDGNCFFRSLSSVLSGCESHHKAFRKAVVNHISNYPLHYITCLRRQFASVEQYLQDSKMKYVGSWATELEIQASADLLCVDIYTYSQQKWITFTANIEPISRKAIYLNHCNECHYEPIACVKEKTSHTCFSLTSFCEMSHKMSKADLVSPRKKCSDKLKDLRKKKTYAEDTEYRRGKMLKTQERYNCDEQYQKNRKNSSIEKYANNETYKEQVKKSSIEKYANNEPFKQQVKNRSIEKYANNEPFKQQVINSGIEKYANNPAYRNQVIQSIVIKYREDPAYKPSVIERNCQKRLNLTLFKHNIDFVIELFQEEVKHGPEHVCCVCHRLLFRKQVRLCDITSYESKASTVSAIAEQCITTTYLHQCDIACLTPCTLKQTVAGKLWICFSCNSKILSGKVPQESAMNNMALDPIPDELGTLNSLEQHLCALNIPFMRLVALPRGSQNSVHGPVTCVPSNSDVVTSVLPRLENQDLMIRIKLKRKLTYKGHYQYQYVHTQKIQNAIACLKDMNKWYKDIDFNAEWENPLPEDACSVLKECNPVNDTPSAPESSDITTQSDQVSDDEEADHIYETQTHGLLLDTCLQPIDIAQEIFDQHFESVLSIAPAEGNSPVRLLTDKGNEAKCFPTLFPKGTGTFHDARPHRLTLSRYINTRILNADGRFSSNLDYIFYAQYLSEVNQVVSKVSIALRKGYHAGESLAITSAMLSNKDYVQNVLKTDLGYKFLQPIRGTPVFWQGVQKNLFAMVRQLGVPTWFCSFSCADLRWTELIDVFMRLQKIQGNVNDLDWSQRCNLLKTNPVTAARMFQHRFQTFLNDVIKSPANPIGKVIETFFRVEFQQRGSPHTHCLFWVENAPKIGKNTDQEVTQFIDKYISCELPPATDALHEVVSSVQKHSSKHSKSCRKKGTTCRFNFPRPPSNHTFLCRSKTDENQEVTDADPIDVSILEMRKEKEVAKSVMTRVKHALSSPDLTFDTVDQLFASINITQEMFEDAYRLTTNKNAVVHKRNPSDVYVNQYNKDLLRCWDANMDIQYVCDAFACVVYIISYISKAEQDMGLLLQHTQNEMKKHGNLDAKQTLNKLGSVFLHNREVSAQESVYRVTNMHLNECSRLVTFIPTGENTVRMSYPLSVIQSKAEQGDTSTDSIWMTSITDRYKNRPQGAIFRDICIATFASKYRVLYGKEQHSQGSVKLENNTGFVKMRTRGPDAVARYARFSQTKYPEKHYHSLLQLFLPHYSTDELKPPPYNSYEQFYRTGSITNSSNTTQSVKEVVDFNRSLFEVDADELDRCQEVAGHRGAHDEAWADLCPESELERLECQEEMSNNNDTNPNEREAIPDLQSDAKATLSKEFPTHSIQRAEGLSIMRTLNEQQTQIFYKIRAWCLDKINGKNPDPFRVFISGGAGTGKSHLIKAVYYESCRLFARMSINPDDTHVLLAAPTGVAAYNINGSTIHSTFAITTTAKLPYQPLGDERINSLRATMKDLQILILDEVSMVDHKILTYVHGRLRQIKQQGDYALFGNVSIMAVGDFFQLGPVKGTPLYHEQLVTDLWNNHFTHIELTKIMRQKNKEFAETLNRLRKHRKGDNLYQRDEVLLRQRETGEGELTQDLHIFATNDEVATHNIAMLHKTCMDLVQIKAQDTQRNPTTGQVTRKNNPKFDSQTCLSRTLIVGPSARVMLIKNIDLSDGLVNGVFGTVCKITFEGNVQFPKTILVKFDNDTIGRKLRSRSICFEPQFQQATPIDAVEDKVMTGGSRRQFPLRLAWACTIHKVQGLTLERAVVSLKRIFAAGQAYVALSRVTCEENLIIQDYAAKAFYSKRDIDISLQKMEPFIATPPAEITSTLKICLHNIQGLCQHMEDLKHDQRILSADIICVTETWLEQSTSVSSIEMPGWTFNHKLRSQSYHNMTQFQDLVNKRHGGVGYYHKDHITCNIIHMPCSDLEAIMFNVQPLNYNFIVLYKPPSYQLALFKQNLALVMQQFNQLSGGKVIMGDFNDNALVSKSAENFMQQQGYTQIVSSPTTENDTTIDHVYIRDISPTDIKVQILSTYYSDHECLCLDFLL